From a single Collimonas pratensis genomic region:
- a CDS encoding NAD(P)H-binding protein: MTGRTAVILGASGSVGQALLAEIVRCGGFSRILVMTRRPLGLQLGAQVEERLVPDMAPNKFSQAVVDALREIDGDVLGFSVLGVGAGTAKLSLEEHRAVDVDLNAAFARGLKASGKVQHLAFMSAMGADIKAKTTGSGAAGMARYSRVKGEAEAAVRSQGPAVVSIFRPAMIIGSQHTPWLLSAILPLFAPLTPAKFHSIRTTQIAQAMVAAAFHPPAQSAIYNYPEMMALIAGG; this comes from the coding sequence ATGACTGGTAGAACCGCAGTTATTTTGGGGGCGTCTGGCTCGGTTGGACAAGCCCTCCTCGCCGAAATAGTGCGCTGCGGCGGTTTCAGCCGGATTCTTGTCATGACGCGGCGGCCGCTCGGTCTGCAGTTAGGCGCGCAGGTGGAAGAGCGGTTGGTCCCGGATATGGCGCCAAACAAATTTAGTCAGGCTGTCGTCGACGCACTGCGCGAGATTGACGGCGATGTGCTTGGGTTCAGTGTGTTGGGAGTCGGAGCCGGCACTGCCAAACTTTCATTGGAAGAGCACCGCGCCGTCGATGTCGATCTCAATGCGGCATTTGCCCGAGGCCTGAAGGCGTCAGGAAAAGTTCAGCATCTGGCCTTTATGTCGGCAATGGGTGCCGACATAAAGGCCAAAACTACTGGCTCTGGCGCGGCGGGAATGGCGCGTTATTCTCGCGTCAAAGGCGAGGCTGAAGCAGCCGTCAGGAGTCAAGGTCCGGCCGTGGTGAGCATCTTTCGTCCGGCCATGATTATCGGCTCTCAGCATACTCCATGGCTACTCTCAGCTATCCTACCGCTCTTTGCGCCGCTAACGCCGGCGAAGTTTCACTCTATCCGGACGACGCAGATTGCCCAAGCGATGGTCGCTGCCGCCTTCCACCCTCCAGCACAAAGTGCGATTTACAATTATCCTGAAATGATGGCGCTGATTGCCGGCGGATAA
- a CDS encoding zinc ribbon domain-containing protein YjdM codes for MNALPACPKCNSEFTYEDGGLYICPECAHEWPQQAAADAGDGAKVYRDAVGNILQDGDTVTVIKDLKLKGSGGVVKVGTKVKNIRLVDSDHDIDCKIDGFGAMSLKSEFVKKV; via the coding sequence ATGAACGCTCTGCCAGCCTGCCCCAAATGCAATTCCGAATTCACCTATGAAGACGGCGGCCTCTACATCTGCCCTGAGTGCGCCCATGAATGGCCGCAGCAGGCGGCAGCCGATGCCGGCGACGGCGCCAAGGTTTACCGCGATGCTGTCGGCAATATCCTGCAGGACGGCGACACCGTCACCGTCATCAAGGATCTGAAGCTGAAAGGTTCGGGCGGCGTGGTCAAGGTCGGCACCAAGGTGAAAAACATCCGCCTGGTCGACAGCGATCACGACATCGACTGCAAGATCGACGGCTTCGGCGCCATGAGCCTGAAATCGGAGTTTGTCAAAAAGGTGTAA
- a CDS encoding TAXI family TRAP transporter solute-binding subunit: MPRHNPALHRIHKPPMTARRLRFLIFSGAVLLAVLGWGLAAILKPAIQRTIVITTGADKGIYAGFAARYAPLLKREGITLDIRSSSGSVENYQRLKDPDSEYEVGFIQSGTTTPSPDDQLQTIAAVSYEPIWVFYRGDVVINRLAQLRGKRISIGVPGSGLLTVSRVLLGHSGISADNASLLEMDAYKAYQSLESGQLDAAFFIGRPDAAMQQTLLNSDLKLMSFAQADALVLKFPSLSKIVFPRASTSVANDLPQADVTMLAATALLVSKDTLHPALTYLLLEAANAAHAREDYFTPRGVFPNLNTDDFPISDESTRYFKSGRPFLQRYLPFWLASFIERRLLILLPFMALLFGLLQALPRMVEARMKNRLVVWYREIKSLEDEIWQSKQPSPEQIAQWREDIENIDANASQIRIPQRYFQDVYTLKQAIRVVRDRISQAAGKIKE; the protein is encoded by the coding sequence ATGCCAAGACACAATCCAGCGCTGCACCGTATCCATAAACCACCGATGACGGCGCGCCGGCTGCGCTTCCTCATCTTCAGCGGGGCCGTCCTGCTGGCCGTACTGGGCTGGGGCTTGGCGGCTATCCTCAAGCCTGCGATTCAGCGCACCATCGTGATCACTACCGGCGCCGACAAAGGCATCTATGCCGGTTTTGCCGCACGTTACGCGCCGCTGCTCAAGCGCGAAGGGATTACCCTCGACATCCGCAGTTCTTCCGGCTCGGTCGAAAACTATCAGCGGCTGAAGGATCCCGACAGCGAATACGAGGTCGGCTTCATCCAGTCCGGCACCACTACGCCATCGCCGGACGACCAGCTGCAAACCATTGCCGCCGTGTCGTACGAACCGATCTGGGTGTTTTATCGCGGCGACGTCGTCATCAACCGGCTGGCGCAGCTGCGCGGCAAGCGGATTTCGATCGGCGTTCCCGGCAGCGGCTTGCTGACGGTGTCACGGGTGCTGCTGGGCCACAGCGGCATCAGCGCCGATAACGCCAGCCTGCTGGAAATGGATGCCTACAAAGCGTATCAAAGCCTGGAAAGCGGCCAGCTGGACGCCGCCTTCTTCATCGGCCGCCCGGATGCAGCCATGCAGCAGACGCTGCTCAACAGCGACCTCAAGCTGATGAGCTTCGCGCAGGCCGATGCCCTGGTATTGAAGTTCCCGTCGCTGTCCAAGATCGTTTTCCCGCGCGCCTCGACCAGCGTCGCCAACGACTTGCCGCAAGCCGATGTGACCATGCTGGCGGCGACCGCACTGCTGGTCTCCAAGGACACGCTGCATCCTGCGCTGACCTACTTACTGCTGGAAGCGGCCAATGCCGCGCATGCGCGCGAAGACTACTTCACGCCGCGTGGCGTGTTCCCCAACCTGAACACGGACGACTTCCCGATTTCAGATGAGAGCACGCGCTACTTCAAATCCGGCCGCCCTTTCCTGCAACGCTACCTGCCGTTCTGGCTGGCCAGCTTCATCGAGCGGCGCCTGCTGATCCTGCTGCCCTTCATGGCCTTGCTGTTCGGCCTGCTGCAGGCCTTGCCGCGCATGGTCGAAGCGCGCATGAAAAACCGCCTGGTGGTGTGGTACCGGGAGATCAAGTCGCTGGAAGACGAGATCTGGCAAAGCAAGCAGCCGAGCCCGGAGCAGATTGCGCAGTGGCGCGAGGATATCGAAAACATTGACGCCAACGCCAGCCAGATCCGGATTCCGCAGCGTTATTTCCAGGATGTGTACACGCTCAAGCAGGCGATCCGCGTGGTGCGCGACAGGATTTCCCAAGCTGCCGGCAAGATCAAGGAATAG
- a CDS encoding LysE family translocator, producing MIELPTLLAFTLLNMSFALIPGPDVICILSNSVSRGASAGAQVCAGIACAALVHAGAATFGITAFLASVPTAFVVVKTIGAIYLCWLGWQMLRSPASVTAEPSRNRRVSPFAQGAVSNLLNPKVALFFLAILPQFINPSLGNPGLQAAILGLVSIASGTAVNLCTAALGGRARHWLLAKPKFFQRFQQLSGAALVGLGVKVALERAR from the coding sequence ATGATCGAACTCCCCACCCTCCTGGCTTTCACGCTACTCAATATGAGCTTCGCCCTGATTCCAGGGCCCGACGTCATCTGCATCCTGTCTAATTCAGTCTCACGGGGCGCATCGGCCGGCGCACAGGTCTGTGCCGGCATCGCATGCGCGGCGTTAGTGCATGCCGGGGCCGCAACCTTTGGAATCACTGCGTTTCTGGCGTCAGTGCCTACGGCATTCGTGGTTGTAAAGACTATCGGGGCGATCTACCTCTGCTGGCTTGGTTGGCAAATGCTGCGCAGCCCTGCTTCTGTCACCGCGGAACCGTCCAGGAACCGCCGGGTATCTCCTTTTGCACAGGGTGCTGTTTCCAATCTGTTGAACCCAAAGGTAGCTCTCTTCTTTCTCGCCATCCTGCCTCAGTTCATCAATCCGTCCCTGGGCAATCCTGGGCTACAGGCAGCCATTCTTGGCCTGGTCTCGATTGCATCGGGCACCGCGGTAAATCTCTGCACCGCCGCGCTTGGCGGTCGTGCACGGCATTGGCTTCTGGCCAAGCCAAAGTTTTTCCAGCGCTTTCAGCAGCTTTCCGGTGCCGCGCTTGTTGGTCTTGGCGTCAAGGTTGCCTTGGAGCGTGCACGATAA
- a CDS encoding DVU3141 family protein translates to MRKQLPFLVSIVLAAGLITASHAANLRFLNDTPMTYLKPKDKTSLVAAIDGVLSNKGDGETQQWSNEGLGNSVAIQAELSATDTVKTDAKTCRKIHIALHAKAQDQTLSIPACKTADGNWAVQKK, encoded by the coding sequence ATGCGTAAGCAACTGCCGTTTTTAGTGAGTATCGTTTTAGCTGCTGGCTTAATTACCGCCTCTCATGCGGCCAACCTGCGGTTCTTGAACGACACGCCGATGACCTATTTGAAGCCAAAGGACAAGACGTCGCTGGTTGCAGCTATCGATGGCGTTCTGAGCAACAAGGGGGATGGCGAGACGCAGCAATGGTCCAATGAAGGTCTAGGTAATTCTGTCGCTATTCAGGCTGAGTTGAGCGCGACGGACACAGTCAAGACGGATGCCAAGACTTGTCGCAAAATACATATCGCGCTTCATGCAAAAGCCCAGGATCAGACTTTGTCGATACCAGCTTGCAAGACGGCTGACGGCAACTGGGCAGTGCAAAAAAAATGA
- a CDS encoding LysR family transcriptional regulator: MTNLNWNDLRYFLALVDSGSLTAGARRLKVEHTTVARRIEALEEALGLRLFERLQRQWKLTPEGENLLAGARRLEQEALALERAAAGAAPLAGTVRISAPPVIASHLLVPQLGFLRQRQPGIALEVVGESREANLTRREADIALRLSRPSAAELAVRPLIEIGYGLYGAKTYLAATGQDTWDFIGYEESLLATPQQKWLEKIAAGRPFPLRSNDLSSLYQAVRAGLGISALPHFLARGDRLLKLLAAPACPVVLTVWLVMHPEVRRSPRIRAVADGLIELFGQDSVKQLAV, translated from the coding sequence ATGACAAATCTCAACTGGAACGATCTGCGCTACTTTCTGGCGCTGGTGGACAGCGGCAGCCTGACCGCCGGCGCGCGCCGGCTGAAGGTTGAGCACACCACGGTGGCGCGCCGCATCGAGGCACTGGAAGAAGCGCTCGGCCTGAGGCTGTTCGAACGCCTGCAGCGGCAATGGAAACTGACGCCGGAAGGAGAAAACCTGCTGGCCGGCGCACGCCGCCTGGAACAGGAAGCGCTGGCGCTGGAACGGGCAGCCGCCGGTGCCGCGCCGCTGGCCGGCACGGTGCGCATTTCGGCGCCGCCGGTCATCGCCAGCCACCTGCTGGTGCCGCAACTGGGCTTCCTGCGTCAGCGCCAGCCCGGCATCGCGCTGGAAGTGGTGGGCGAAAGCCGCGAAGCCAATCTGACACGGCGCGAAGCCGATATCGCCTTGCGCCTGTCGCGGCCAAGCGCGGCGGAACTGGCGGTGCGTCCCTTGATCGAGATCGGCTACGGCCTGTACGGCGCCAAGACCTACCTGGCCGCTACCGGGCAGGATACCTGGGACTTCATCGGCTACGAAGAAAGCCTGCTCGCCACGCCGCAGCAGAAATGGCTGGAAAAGATCGCAGCCGGCCGTCCTTTCCCGCTGCGTTCGAACGATCTCAGCAGCCTGTACCAGGCGGTGCGCGCCGGCCTCGGCATCAGCGCCCTGCCGCATTTCCTGGCGCGCGGCGACCGCCTGCTGAAATTGCTTGCGGCGCCGGCCTGCCCGGTGGTGCTGACGGTGTGGCTGGTGATGCATCCCGAAGTGCGCCGCTCGCCGCGCATACGGGCGGTGGCGGACGGGCTGATTGAACTGTTCGGTCAGGACAGCGTGAAACAGCTGGCGGTTTGA
- a CDS encoding energy transducer TonB, which yields MINSTSSMTLIRRLAVAGMAAVLLALTGCAAVAPNYQPTNDNAHTLQALPDGKVAVGQFTAKDKSLESLVIRAGTYSSPYNGSYAEYLKAALRAELEGAGKLDAASPVVISGQLLENSVDGALFDVGTARVSARFVVMQGGAKTFDKVVVGASQWESSVIGAIAIPAARRNYVDTVHKLLANLFADKDFQAALRGGSSVVSAVTPPVVTSRRFVPAAATPNAVPAVAGRGVIAAAAPASVARDSQPSLVPGSCTAPEYPRASLRNEEQGTVIAKLVIGSNGHVTDIAIEKSSGFTALDKATVQAWSICQFNPALRDGAPLQSETRMQYVWRLDGAAQVQTQSVAAPATKSASTETWH from the coding sequence ATGATCAACTCAACTTCAAGCATGACACTGATTCGTCGCCTGGCCGTGGCCGGCATGGCTGCGGTATTGCTGGCGCTGACCGGCTGCGCCGCGGTGGCGCCAAACTATCAGCCTACCAATGACAACGCGCATACCTTGCAGGCACTCCCCGACGGCAAGGTGGCCGTGGGCCAGTTCACGGCCAAAGACAAGTCGCTGGAAAGCCTGGTTATACGCGCCGGCACCTACAGCTCGCCCTATAACGGTTCGTACGCCGAGTACCTGAAAGCGGCGTTGCGCGCAGAGCTGGAAGGAGCCGGCAAGCTTGATGCGGCTTCCCCGGTAGTCATCAGCGGGCAGCTGCTGGAAAACTCGGTGGATGGTGCATTGTTTGACGTTGGCACCGCCAGAGTCAGCGCCCGTTTCGTGGTGATGCAAGGCGGCGCCAAGACCTTCGACAAGGTCGTGGTAGGCGCCAGCCAGTGGGAGTCTTCCGTTATCGGGGCGATTGCGATACCGGCCGCGCGCCGCAACTATGTCGATACGGTACATAAGCTGCTGGCTAACCTGTTTGCCGACAAAGACTTCCAGGCAGCCCTGCGTGGCGGCAGCAGTGTCGTCAGCGCAGTGACTCCTCCCGTCGTTACCAGCCGTCGTTTCGTCCCGGCCGCCGCTACACCCAACGCCGTTCCAGCGGTAGCTGGCCGCGGTGTTATTGCTGCGGCCGCGCCAGCCAGTGTCGCGCGCGATTCCCAGCCAAGCCTGGTGCCTGGCAGCTGTACAGCACCTGAGTATCCGCGGGCTTCGCTACGCAATGAGGAGCAGGGTACGGTCATTGCCAAGCTGGTGATAGGCAGCAACGGCCATGTGACGGATATTGCGATTGAGAAGAGCAGCGGTTTTACCGCCCTGGACAAGGCGACTGTGCAAGCATGGAGCATCTGCCAGTTTAATCCGGCGCTGCGCGATGGCGCGCCGCTGCAGTCGGAGACGAGAATGCAGTACGTCTGGAGGCTTGACGGCGCAGCACAGGTGCAAACGCAGTCGGTTGCGGCGCCAGCCACCAAGTCAGCCTCAACCGAAACCTGGCATTAA
- a CDS encoding methyltransferase domain-containing protein: MVSLLLAEQVPAAGRVLVLGAGGGQEIKALADAHPEWSFDGIDPSADMLRLAKRVISPHEARVRLHEDYIGNARGRSD; encoded by the coding sequence ATGGTGTCTCTTTTACTTGCCGAGCAGGTGCCTGCTGCTGGGCGCGTGCTGGTTTTGGGAGCCGGCGGCGGCCAGGAAATCAAGGCGCTGGCGGATGCGCATCCAGAGTGGTCATTCGATGGCATCGATCCTTCGGCCGACATGCTGCGCTTGGCCAAACGCGTGATTAGCCCGCACGAGGCGAGAGTGCGTTTGCATGAAGACTACATTGGTAATGCAAGAGGTCGATCGGACTAA
- a CDS encoding quinone oxidoreductase family protein: MSKELVIRMSRPGAAAVLQAASVDLAPPGAGEVRVRHTAIGVNFADIYHRIGLYRLPQLPAVLGVEAAGVVEAFGGETAGDGDGGLEIGDRVVYAGLPAGAYATARNVAANRLLKIPAGVSDIQAAATLLRGITAHMLFQYVGRVRAGDTVLVQAAAGGLGQVLGQWGAALGVRMIGTVGSTAKREMASSKGYQEAILYRQIDFVAEVLRLTAGRGVDFAVDGVGGETLEKTLQTVRPFGMAVSVGQAASSQTEDNAVLPLSELGPFRSIALARPSVFRFMSDLSRYREGAAETLARLAAGLAVDVSLTLPLSEAAEAQRRLENGQTAGGVILLPA, translated from the coding sequence ATGAGCAAGGAACTGGTAATTCGCATGAGTCGGCCTGGCGCCGCCGCCGTGCTGCAGGCGGCAAGCGTTGATCTGGCGCCGCCCGGCGCGGGCGAAGTGCGTGTGCGTCACACCGCGATCGGCGTCAATTTCGCCGACATCTATCACCGCATCGGCTTGTATCGCCTGCCGCAGCTGCCTGCAGTGCTAGGTGTAGAGGCTGCTGGTGTGGTCGAGGCCTTCGGCGGTGAAACGGCTGGCGACGGAGACGGCGGCCTGGAGATCGGCGACCGCGTGGTCTACGCCGGACTGCCGGCCGGCGCTTATGCGACGGCCCGCAATGTAGCAGCGAACCGACTGCTCAAGATTCCCGCAGGCGTCAGCGACATCCAGGCAGCCGCTACTCTCCTACGCGGCATCACCGCCCACATGCTGTTCCAGTACGTGGGCCGCGTGCGCGCCGGCGACACGGTCCTGGTGCAGGCGGCCGCCGGCGGCCTGGGCCAGGTGCTAGGGCAGTGGGGCGCGGCACTGGGTGTGCGCATGATAGGTACGGTCGGCAGCACGGCCAAGAGGGAGATGGCCAGCAGCAAGGGCTATCAGGAAGCGATCCTTTACCGGCAGATCGATTTCGTGGCTGAAGTATTGCGCCTGACTGCCGGCCGAGGTGTCGATTTTGCGGTTGACGGCGTGGGCGGCGAGACTCTGGAGAAAACCCTGCAGACCGTGCGCCCGTTCGGCATGGCGGTCAGCGTCGGCCAGGCGGCCTCGAGCCAGACTGAGGACAATGCCGTGCTGCCGCTCAGCGAACTGGGGCCTTTCCGCTCCATCGCTCTGGCGCGTCCGAGCGTGTTTCGTTTCATGTCGGATCTGTCGCGCTATCGGGAAGGGGCTGCGGAGACTCTGGCCCGCCTGGCTGCCGGCCTCGCGGTAGATGTCTCGTTGACGCTGCCTTTGAGCGAAGCTGCTGAAGCCCAGCGCCGTCTGGAAAACGGCCAGACCGCAGGCGGCGTCATCCTGTTGCCGGCTTGA
- a CDS encoding IS3 family transposase (programmed frameshift), giving the protein MKTSRFTESQIINILKQAEAGTPVPELCREHGMSSASFYKWRSKYGGMDASMMTRMKELEDENRRLKKMYAEEKLKAEIISEAMPKKVVKPSHRREMAQTAVRAHGISVSSACATFAISQTCYRYKAKLSEDNERVADWLIRLTANQRNWGFGLCFLYLRNVKGFGWNHKRVYRIYRELELNLRIKPKKRLTRAKPEPLSVPTSINDVWSMDFMHDQLSDGRSIRLFNVIDDFNREGLGIDVDFSLPAARVVRSLDQIIEWRGKPTTIRCDNGPEYISSTLAAWAEKHGIQISFIQPGQPQQNAYIERYNRTVRYDWLAHYLFESVEEVQEFATKWLWTYNHERPNMALGGITPKQKLALAA; this is encoded by the exons ATGAAGACATCACGCTTTACCGAAAGTCAGATCATCAACATCTTGAAGCAGGCCGAGGCCGGCACGCCAGTTCCGGAGCTTTGTCGTGAGCATGGGATGAGTTCGGCCTCGTTCTACAAGTGGCGGAGCAAATACGGTGGCATGGACGCGTCGATGATGACGCGGATGAAAGAGTTGGAAGATGAGAACCGTCGACTCAAGAAGATGTACGCCGAAGAGAAGCTGAAGGCCGAGATCATTTCGGAGGCGATGC CAAAAAAAGTGGTGAAGCCATCTCACCGACGTGAGATGGCACAAACGGCAGTCCGAGCGCATGGAATCAGCGTCAGCAGCGCATGCGCGACTTTCGCGATCAGCCAGACCTGCTATCGCTACAAGGCAAAGCTATCGGAAGATAACGAGCGTGTCGCGGACTGGTTAATCCGGCTGACCGCGAACCAGCGAAACTGGGGCTTCGGCCTTTGCTTCCTGTATCTGCGCAATGTCAAAGGATTCGGCTGGAACCACAAGCGCGTCTATCGGATATATCGAGAGCTAGAGTTGAATTTGCGAATCAAACCAAAAAAGCGGCTTACCAGAGCAAAGCCTGAACCGTTGTCGGTACCAACGTCGATCAACGACGTCTGGTCCATGGACTTCATGCACGATCAATTGTCGGATGGGCGTAGCATCCGCCTGTTCAACGTCATTGACGATTTTAATCGTGAAGGCTTAGGCATTGACGTCGATTTCTCCCTGCCGGCAGCCCGCGTCGTTCGGTCGCTTGACCAAATTATCGAATGGCGGGGAAAGCCGACGACGATCCGCTGTGACAACGGGCCCGAATACATCAGTTCGACACTGGCCGCGTGGGCGGAAAAGCACGGCATCCAAATCAGTTTTATTCAACCAGGACAGCCACAACAGAATGCTTATATCGAGCGCTACAACAGAACGGTTCGCTATGACTGGCTCGCACATTACCTGTTCGAATCCGTCGAGGAGGTTCAGGAATTTGCGACGAAATGGCTCTGGACTTACAATCACGAACGCCCGAACATGGCGCTCGGCGGCATCACCCCGAAGCAGAAATTGGCCCTTGCGGCTTAG
- a CDS encoding saccharopine dehydrogenase family protein: protein MHTILVLGGYGFFGGRICQALSKRENIRLLIGGRNAGQAQAMAQRLGLDVSQGLPIDANSADLAQQLLALKIDTIIHTAGPFQGQDYAVARAAIAAGANYIDLADGRDFVAGIVELDQAARQRGLLVTSGASSLPALSSAVVDRYLGRFSRLTSIRHGIGSGARAPGVATMRGVFGYCGKPFLRLHAGNWVPVRGWLDTQRHQFPSPVGARLLGSCDVPDLILFPKRYPQVTSVSFHAGFASTLGHLFVAAASQLVRLGLLPSIVPFVAPLHKISQWLEPFVSDKGGMFVTMEGEDMDGTPQTLTWHLIAGSNHGPHIPCGAAIALAIKLADGTSLPLGAQPCMGMLSG, encoded by the coding sequence ATGCACACTATTCTTGTTCTCGGCGGCTACGGTTTTTTTGGCGGCCGCATTTGTCAGGCCTTGTCCAAGAGAGAAAATATCCGTCTTCTCATCGGCGGCCGCAACGCCGGACAAGCGCAGGCGATGGCGCAACGACTGGGTCTGGATGTCTCGCAGGGTCTACCTATCGACGCCAACTCCGCAGACCTTGCGCAACAGCTTTTGGCGCTCAAGATCGATACCATCATTCATACCGCGGGGCCATTTCAAGGACAAGATTACGCTGTGGCTCGCGCGGCTATAGCGGCAGGCGCCAATTACATCGACCTGGCCGACGGCCGCGACTTTGTTGCTGGAATTGTCGAGCTTGATCAAGCTGCCCGGCAGCGCGGCTTGCTGGTCACCAGCGGCGCCAGTTCTTTGCCGGCGCTTTCCTCCGCAGTGGTGGATCGCTACCTGGGCAGATTCAGCCGGCTGACATCGATACGCCATGGCATCGGATCGGGAGCGCGGGCACCTGGAGTTGCTACCATGCGAGGGGTGTTCGGCTACTGCGGAAAGCCGTTTCTCCGTCTACATGCGGGTAACTGGGTTCCGGTAAGAGGATGGCTAGATACGCAGCGCCATCAATTTCCTTCGCCGGTCGGCGCTCGCTTGTTAGGCAGCTGCGACGTACCGGATCTGATTCTTTTTCCAAAACGCTACCCACAGGTCACGAGCGTCAGCTTTCATGCCGGTTTTGCCAGCACTCTCGGACATCTTTTCGTCGCGGCGGCATCGCAGCTGGTCCGCCTCGGGCTGCTTCCTAGCATCGTTCCTTTCGTCGCGCCGTTGCATAAAATCAGCCAATGGCTTGAGCCATTTGTCAGCGACAAAGGCGGCATGTTCGTCACCATGGAAGGCGAAGATATGGACGGGACACCGCAAACCCTGACTTGGCATTTGATTGCGGGAAGCAATCACGGCCCTCACATTCCGTGCGGTGCAGCGATCGCTTTGGCGATAAAACTCGCCGACGGAACGAGCTTGCCCCTAGGCGCTCAACCATGCATGGGCATGCTCAGCGGGTAA
- a CDS encoding DoxX-like family protein, whose product MNQDDFEIKLHRLYWIMRIGIAFIWIWTAITSCFFYPHAASLEWLRTLGLTYQTEKIFSTACLLDFGLGLATLFLASRWLWQVQCVVIVAYSAAIAIGLPAFLIHPFGPITKNIAVIACLLYLTIMERR is encoded by the coding sequence ATGAATCAAGATGATTTTGAGATAAAACTGCATCGGCTCTATTGGATCATGCGCATTGGAATCGCCTTTATCTGGATATGGACGGCGATTACTTCCTGTTTTTTTTATCCCCATGCCGCATCGCTGGAGTGGCTACGCACGCTAGGACTCACCTACCAGACGGAAAAGATATTCTCGACAGCATGTTTGCTCGATTTTGGCCTCGGTTTGGCTACGTTGTTCCTCGCCAGCCGATGGCTTTGGCAAGTGCAGTGCGTGGTAATCGTCGCTTATTCTGCCGCCATCGCCATTGGCTTGCCGGCCTTCTTGATCCACCCGTTTGGGCCAATTACGAAGAACATCGCAGTGATCGCTTGTTTGCTTTATCTGACTATCATGGAAAGGCGCTGA
- a CDS encoding DUF2269 family protein, whose product MNTYLLLKWLHILSANVLFGTGIGIAFFKWITDRSGDVRAIRIVTERTVMADWIFTTPAVILQPVTGLILVYLAGYPLSSGWLSYALLLYLFAGFCWLPVVALQIKMRNLARVADQGNTPLPGQYWRYARIWFWLGVPAFIALLGVYWLMVFKPTF is encoded by the coding sequence TTGAACACCTATCTCCTGCTCAAATGGCTGCATATTCTGAGCGCCAATGTCTTGTTCGGTACCGGGATCGGCATCGCCTTCTTTAAATGGATCACAGATCGCAGCGGTGATGTGCGCGCAATCCGGATCGTCACCGAGCGCACGGTGATGGCTGACTGGATTTTCACAACACCGGCCGTGATATTGCAGCCTGTCACCGGCTTGATTCTTGTCTATCTAGCAGGATATCCGCTATCGAGCGGCTGGCTATCCTACGCGTTGTTGCTGTATCTGTTTGCCGGTTTCTGCTGGTTGCCGGTAGTAGCGTTACAGATAAAAATGCGTAACCTTGCAAGAGTTGCAGACCAGGGAAATACGCCGTTACCAGGGCAATACTGGCGCTATGCCAGGATCTGGTTCTGGCTTGGCGTGCCGGCTTTCATTGCACTACTTGGCGTGTACTGGCTCATGGTCTTCAAACCGACGTTTTGA
- a CDS encoding alpha/beta fold hydrolase, translated as MLMQTLQDGVDSFQVSVREAATGSPVVLFAVGAGGQPERHSTLLDALLGSGCMVVAPHFERLASTTPGEEELTLRARRLSLTLDAFVEPTAKAIGVGHSIGATTLVAMAGAQMWLRLGLRVSIAPDSRLARLALLAPPTGFFQAPAALDAVRIPVLAWVGSADSITPPAQTEWLARAMRDWNTVDVRVTEGADHFSFMDILPPHATEPLPNKQAFLREYSSEICKFVLG; from the coding sequence ATGTTGATGCAGACGCTGCAAGACGGGGTTGATTCATTCCAGGTCTCGGTGCGCGAAGCCGCCACAGGTTCTCCGGTGGTTCTTTTCGCAGTGGGAGCGGGTGGTCAGCCAGAACGTCACTCTACGCTCCTGGACGCCTTGCTTGGGTCTGGTTGCATGGTCGTCGCACCACATTTCGAGCGGCTTGCTTCGACTACTCCAGGAGAGGAAGAGCTGACCCTGCGGGCAAGACGCCTTTCCCTGACACTCGACGCATTCGTTGAACCCACCGCAAAAGCGATAGGAGTGGGGCATTCGATTGGTGCAACCACCCTCGTCGCCATGGCGGGAGCTCAAATGTGGCTAAGGCTCGGCCTGCGCGTCAGCATCGCACCGGACAGCCGCCTGGCGCGTCTGGCCCTCTTGGCGCCGCCAACCGGATTCTTCCAGGCTCCGGCAGCACTTGATGCGGTGCGAATTCCAGTTTTGGCGTGGGTGGGTTCAGCGGATAGTATCACCCCTCCGGCCCAAACCGAATGGCTGGCGCGTGCCATGCGCGATTGGAACACTGTGGATGTCCGTGTCACGGAAGGAGCCGACCACTTCTCGTTTATGGATATCCTTCCGCCACACGCAACGGAGCCGCTACCCAACAAGCAGGCGTTTCTCCGAGAGTATTCGAGCGAGATTTGCAAATTCGTGCTTGGCTAG